The following are encoded in a window of Kitasatospora sp. NBC_01250 genomic DNA:
- a CDS encoding aminodeoxychorismate lyase has translation MENNARAAAPVALDQCPHPDDQHGAAVPGTDVRPSAGTLVRLDGTIADRTRPALRADDLAALRGDGVFEALLVADGRPVHLDAHLDRLARSAAALGLRAPDRADWRRALAVGTAHHGTAGESYARLVLTRGPEGTDRETAYVLVDPVPDSTLRARRDGVRALTLTRGTVVAPPGQAPWLLNGAKTLSYAVNMAAQRWAREHEADDAIFLAEDGTVLEAPTAAVLLVSGGRLVSPAPELGILPSITLQAFFAAAAAAGWACEYARLSAGELRAAEGVWLLSSVRLAARVRSLDGVPCPPSPHEAQIADLVRAVVAPAAAG, from the coding sequence ATGGAGAACAACGCCCGCGCCGCGGCCCCCGTGGCCCTCGACCAGTGCCCGCACCCGGACGACCAGCACGGCGCCGCGGTACCCGGCACCGACGTCCGTCCGTCCGCCGGCACCCTCGTGCGGCTGGACGGCACCATCGCGGACCGCACCCGACCCGCCCTGCGCGCCGACGACTTGGCCGCGCTGCGCGGCGACGGCGTGTTCGAGGCGCTGCTGGTCGCCGACGGCCGCCCCGTCCACCTCGACGCGCACCTCGACCGGCTGGCCCGGTCGGCCGCCGCGCTCGGCCTGCGCGCACCCGACCGGGCCGACTGGCGGCGCGCGTTGGCCGTCGGCACCGCCCACCACGGCACGGCCGGCGAGTCCTACGCCCGGCTGGTGCTGACCCGGGGCCCGGAGGGCACCGACCGGGAGACCGCGTACGTGCTCGTCGATCCCGTCCCGGACAGCACCCTGCGCGCGCGCCGCGACGGCGTCCGGGCACTGACCCTCACCCGCGGGACGGTGGTCGCCCCGCCCGGCCAGGCGCCCTGGCTGCTGAACGGCGCCAAGACGCTCTCCTACGCGGTCAACATGGCCGCCCAGCGCTGGGCCCGCGAGCACGAGGCGGACGACGCGATCTTCCTCGCCGAGGACGGCACGGTGCTGGAGGCACCGACCGCCGCCGTCCTGCTGGTCAGCGGCGGCCGGCTGGTCAGCCCCGCGCCCGAACTCGGCATCCTGCCCAGCATCACGCTCCAGGCCTTCTTCGCGGCGGCCGCCGCGGCGGGCTGGGCGTGCGAGTACGCGCGGCTGTCCGCCGGGGAGTTGCGCGCGGCCGAGGGCGTCTGGCTGCTCTCCAGCGTCCGCCTCGCGGCCCGGGTGCGCAGTCTCGACGGCGTGCCGTGCCCGCCGAGCCCGCACGAGGCGCAGATCGCGGACCTGGTGCGGGCGGTGGTGGCACCGGCCGCCGCCGGCTGA
- a CDS encoding alpha/beta fold hydrolase, whose translation MTSYVLVPGADGRAWYWHRLVPELRARGHQVVTLDLPADPAADLDTFADAITAAIHRSRGEQSCDPLVLVAQSLAGFSAPLVCERLPVAELVLLNAMVPAPGETAGQWWERTGQPQARAAYATATGRDPQAEFDLRVDFFHDVPDELTEYALAQEVGGPPAALFAQPWPLDGWPEVPTRVLQGREDRFLPLAFQRRVARERLGLTVEEIPGGHLAALSRPRELAAHLLRTDDASDDAAGAVDHH comes from the coding sequence ATGACCAGCTACGTTCTCGTGCCGGGTGCCGACGGCCGGGCCTGGTACTGGCACCGGCTGGTGCCCGAACTGCGCGCGCGGGGGCACCAGGTGGTCACCCTCGACCTGCCCGCCGACCCCGCCGCCGACCTCGACACCTTCGCCGACGCGATCACCGCGGCGATCCACCGGTCGCGAGGAGAGCAGAGCTGTGACCCGCTGGTCCTGGTGGCCCAGTCGCTCGCCGGCTTCTCCGCGCCGCTGGTCTGCGAGCGGCTCCCCGTCGCCGAGTTGGTCCTGCTGAACGCCATGGTCCCGGCGCCGGGCGAGACGGCGGGGCAGTGGTGGGAGCGGACCGGCCAGCCGCAGGCCAGGGCCGCCTACGCCACCGCCACCGGCCGGGATCCGCAGGCGGAGTTCGACCTGCGGGTCGACTTCTTCCACGACGTGCCGGACGAGCTGACCGAGTACGCCCTGGCGCAGGAGGTCGGCGGGCCCCCGGCCGCGCTGTTCGCCCAGCCCTGGCCGCTGGACGGCTGGCCCGAGGTGCCCACCCGCGTGCTCCAGGGCCGGGAGGACCGCTTCCTGCCCCTGGCGTTCCAACGCCGGGTGGCGCGCGAACGGCTGGGCCTGACCGTCGAGGAGATCCCCGGCGGCCACCTGGCCGCGCTCAGCCGGCCCCGCGAGCTCGCGGCCCACCTGCTCCGGACTGACGACGCATCAGACGATGCAGCAGGGGCAGTCGACCATCACTGA
- a CDS encoding PLP-dependent cysteine synthase family protein — translation MDTHESLLELIGNTPLVRLRTPDTGAAVYAKLEYLSAGGSVKDRIGLRMIEEAERSGALRPGGTVVEASSGNTGAGLAMVAAAKGYRAIVVLPDKTSGEKIATLRAYGAEVVVRPGGLPLQDPEHILNVATRIAEQTPGGWFAGQYGNPANPEAHYRTTGPEIWRQTDGRITHLVSCVGTGGTISGTGRFLKEASGGTVRVIGADPASSVYSGGDGRPYFVEAAGRFRHPETTEDLWPDSYHQEVVDEILPVPDRDSLLTIRRLAREEGLLVGGSAGTAVTAALRVAAGLGPQELVVVILPDSGRQYLSKYFNDEWMLRQGFLDGDPTAPRVGDAVPQALREHPLPYLHHHSTVGQALEVLRARQDAGAEPVLPAGPAPVAPGRQPTTAELAGAVSLEQLAAALAEGSAAAGDPISGHLGAALPLFGTGESAAAALTALAERGAGPAVVVHDGHGVGLIGPAELRALLG, via the coding sequence ATGGACACCCACGAATCGCTGCTCGAACTGATCGGCAACACACCACTGGTGCGCCTGCGCACGCCCGACACCGGCGCCGCGGTCTACGCCAAGCTGGAGTACCTGAGCGCGGGCGGCAGCGTCAAGGACCGGATCGGCCTGCGGATGATCGAGGAGGCCGAGCGGTCCGGGGCGCTGCGCCCGGGCGGCACGGTGGTGGAGGCCAGTTCGGGCAACACGGGTGCGGGGCTCGCCATGGTGGCGGCGGCCAAGGGCTACCGGGCGATCGTGGTCCTGCCGGACAAGACGAGCGGCGAGAAGATCGCCACCCTGCGGGCCTACGGCGCCGAGGTGGTGGTCCGGCCCGGCGGGCTGCCGCTGCAGGATCCCGAGCACATCCTGAACGTGGCCACCAGGATCGCCGAGCAGACGCCGGGCGGCTGGTTCGCCGGACAGTACGGCAATCCGGCCAACCCGGAGGCCCACTACCGGACCACCGGGCCGGAGATCTGGCGGCAGACCGACGGACGGATCACCCACCTGGTCTCCTGCGTGGGCACCGGCGGCACCATCAGCGGCACCGGGCGCTTCCTCAAGGAGGCCAGCGGCGGCACGGTGCGGGTGATCGGCGCCGACCCGGCCTCCTCGGTCTACTCCGGCGGCGACGGGCGGCCGTACTTCGTCGAGGCCGCCGGGCGGTTCCGCCACCCCGAGACGACCGAGGACCTCTGGCCGGACTCCTACCACCAGGAGGTGGTGGACGAGATCCTGCCGGTCCCGGACCGCGACTCGCTGCTGACGATCCGCCGGCTCGCCCGCGAGGAGGGGCTGCTGGTCGGCGGCTCGGCCGGCACGGCGGTCACGGCCGCGCTGCGGGTGGCGGCCGGTCTCGGGCCGCAGGAGCTGGTGGTGGTGATCCTGCCGGACTCCGGACGGCAGTACCTGTCCAAGTACTTCAACGACGAGTGGATGCTGCGCCAGGGCTTCCTGGACGGCGACCCGACCGCCCCGCGGGTCGGCGACGCGGTGCCGCAGGCGCTGCGCGAGCACCCGCTGCCGTACCTGCACCACCACAGCACGGTCGGCCAGGCGCTGGAGGTGCTGCGGGCCCGCCAGGACGCGGGGGCCGAGCCGGTGCTGCCGGCCGGCCCGGCGCCGGTCGCCCCCGGCCGCCAGCCCACCACCGCCGAGCTGGCGGGCGCAGTGTCGTTGGAGCAGCTCGCGGCGGCCCTGGCCGAGGGCAGCGCCGCGGCGGGCGATCCGATCAGCGGCCATCTCGGGGCGGCGCTGCCGCTGTTCGGCACCGGTGAGAGCGCGGCGGCGGCGCTCACGGCGCTCGCCGAGCGGGGCGCGGGACCGGCCGTCGTGGTGCACGACGGACACGGGGTCGGGCTGATCGGACCGGCCGAACTGCGGGCGCTGCTGGGGTGA
- a CDS encoding hydroxysqualene dehydroxylase encodes MGAENRAAENPETAATSGRTRRQFLHRAAAVGGALALAPSVAAPSPAVAAGAVPGGGGAGRSGRSVAVLGGGVSGLSAAHELAERGYRVTVYEYYAALGGKARSMDVPGSAAGGRRPLPGEHGFRFFPGFYRNLPDTLRRIPYPGNPGGVHDNLRDGTQTLLAYDAPRPGLLLPFQTLTRPLDPRDLAPDALRRTLTGVLDEVLHLPADELAYFVDRVLVQLTSCDLRREQQWERVPWWDFIKAGRMSHDYQRLLGVGLTRDLVATKAEQASTRTVARTIIEAFLLNGLLGRGVDGQPDRVLNAPTSEAWIDPWTAHLASLGVEFRTGTEVQEVLCADGRITGVRVAPTGGGTPWTVTADYYLSALPVEHARLTWGPQLRAADPQLARCDAIRTDWMTGVQYYLRRPVRLVHGHAACLDSPWSLTTVNQAQFWDRNLPAAYGDGAVTDCLSVCVSEWDEPGILYGRTAKECTREEVVQEVWAQAKRAFNRPGATWLVDADVHSWFMDPAVTGLGGPAPANREQLLIHPAGTLYNRPSAATAVGNFFLAGDYVRTDVDLATMEGANESARRAVNALLDADRSTAERCPIWLLFRPPELEPLKLVDETRYRLGLPNTFDLG; translated from the coding sequence ATGGGGGCCGAGAACCGGGCCGCGGAGAACCCGGAGACCGCCGCGACCAGCGGCCGGACCAGGCGCCAGTTCCTCCACCGGGCGGCTGCGGTGGGTGGCGCGCTGGCCCTCGCGCCGTCGGTCGCCGCGCCGTCGCCCGCCGTGGCGGCCGGTGCGGTGCCGGGCGGCGGTGGGGCCGGCCGCTCGGGGCGCAGCGTGGCCGTGCTCGGCGGCGGGGTCTCCGGACTGAGCGCCGCGCACGAACTCGCCGAGCGCGGCTACCGGGTGACCGTGTACGAGTACTACGCCGCGCTCGGGGGCAAGGCCCGGAGCATGGACGTGCCCGGCAGCGCGGCCGGTGGCCGACGGCCGCTGCCCGGCGAACACGGGTTCCGTTTCTTCCCCGGCTTCTACCGCAACCTCCCCGACACCCTGCGCCGCATCCCGTACCCCGGCAACCCCGGTGGCGTCCACGACAACCTGCGCGACGGCACCCAGACGCTGCTCGCCTACGACGCCCCGCGCCCCGGCCTGCTGCTCCCGTTCCAGACCCTCACCCGCCCGCTCGACCCGCGCGATCTCGCCCCGGACGCGCTGCGCCGCACGCTGACCGGCGTGCTCGACGAGGTGCTGCACCTGCCCGCCGACGAGCTCGCCTACTTCGTCGACCGGGTCCTGGTCCAGCTGACCAGCTGCGACCTGCGCCGCGAGCAGCAGTGGGAGCGGGTGCCCTGGTGGGACTTCATCAAGGCCGGCCGGATGTCCCACGACTACCAGCGCCTGCTCGGGGTGGGGCTGACCCGCGACCTGGTCGCGACCAAGGCCGAGCAGGCCAGCACCCGCACCGTGGCCCGCACGATCATCGAGGCCTTCCTGCTGAACGGGCTGCTCGGGCGCGGCGTCGACGGGCAGCCCGACCGGGTGCTCAACGCCCCGACCAGCGAAGCCTGGATCGATCCGTGGACGGCCCACCTGGCCTCGCTCGGCGTCGAGTTCCGCACCGGGACGGAGGTCCAGGAGGTCCTCTGCGCCGACGGGCGGATCACCGGGGTGCGCGTCGCGCCGACGGGCGGCGGCACGCCCTGGACGGTGACCGCCGACTACTACCTCTCCGCCCTGCCGGTGGAGCACGCCCGCCTCACCTGGGGCCCGCAGTTGCGCGCCGCCGACCCCCAGCTCGCACGCTGCGACGCGATCCGGACGGACTGGATGACGGGCGTCCAGTACTACCTGCGCCGGCCCGTGCGGCTGGTGCACGGACACGCCGCCTGCCTCGACTCCCCGTGGTCCCTGACCACCGTCAACCAGGCGCAGTTCTGGGACCGGAACCTCCCGGCCGCCTACGGCGACGGAGCGGTCACCGACTGCCTGTCGGTCTGCGTCTCGGAGTGGGACGAGCCCGGGATCCTGTACGGCAGGACCGCCAAGGAGTGCACCCGCGAGGAGGTGGTCCAGGAGGTCTGGGCCCAGGCCAAGCGGGCCTTCAACCGGCCGGGCGCCACGTGGCTGGTGGACGCCGACGTGCACTCGTGGTTCATGGACCCGGCCGTCACGGGCCTCGGCGGCCCCGCCCCGGCCAACCGCGAGCAACTGCTGATCCACCCCGCGGGAACGCTCTACAACCGACCCTCCGCCGCGACCGCGGTCGGCAACTTCTTCCTGGCCGGCGACTACGTCCGCACCGACGTCGACCTCGCCACCATGGAGGGCGCCAACGAGTCCGCCCGCCGCGCCGTCAACGCCCTCCTGGACGCCGACCGCTCCACCGCCGAGCGCTGCCCGATCTGGCTGCTCTTCCGTCCCCCGGAGCTGGAGCCGCTCAAGCTGGTCGACGAGACCCGCTACCGGCTCGGCCTGCCGAACACCTTCGACCTGGGCTGA
- a CDS encoding 3-oxoacyl-ACP synthase III family protein — protein MTSDAGYSRFEALGAYLPPTIQSTPELVATVVNVPDVPLERITGVRERRVYDPRPEAGEDSYGLALKAARNALTNSRYDGADLDVVISVSITRFKDGDDFYFEPSFAGLLAKELGARRAIHFDLSNACAGMMSGVYLLDRMIRAGMVRTGLVVSGEQCTRVAQTAAREMADSYDAQFASLSVGDSAVAVVLDRSVDEADRIHYVDLTTSSEFSHLCLGMPSDRSEGIALYTDNKKMHKEDRLRLWPSFHGDQLAKQSRTFADEAFDYVIQHQVGTRFVEFMNATGAKEFGTDTPESLTGCEVFGNTATTSHFLVLHKHLTEGTARQGAKFLMVPAASGIVVGALSATITNLGV, from the coding sequence ATGACGTCCGACGCGGGGTACAGCCGGTTCGAAGCGCTTGGCGCGTACCTGCCACCGACGATCCAGTCCACACCCGAGCTGGTCGCCACCGTGGTGAACGTCCCCGACGTGCCGCTGGAGCGGATCACCGGTGTGCGCGAGCGGCGGGTGTACGACCCCCGCCCGGAGGCGGGCGAGGACTCCTACGGGCTGGCGCTCAAGGCGGCGCGCAACGCGCTGACCAACTCCCGCTACGACGGGGCCGATCTGGACGTGGTGATCTCGGTCTCGATCACCCGTTTCAAGGACGGCGACGACTTCTACTTCGAGCCCTCCTTCGCCGGGCTGCTGGCCAAGGAGCTGGGCGCCCGGCGGGCGATCCACTTCGACCTGTCCAACGCCTGCGCCGGCATGATGTCCGGCGTCTACCTGCTGGACCGGATGATCCGGGCCGGGATGGTGCGCACCGGCCTGGTGGTCAGCGGCGAGCAGTGCACCCGGGTCGCCCAGACCGCCGCCCGCGAGATGGCCGACTCCTACGACGCGCAGTTCGCCTCGCTGTCGGTCGGCGACTCGGCGGTCGCCGTGGTGCTCGACCGCTCGGTGGACGAGGCCGACCGGATCCACTACGTGGACCTGACGACCTCCTCCGAGTTCTCCCACCTGTGCCTGGGCATGCCCAGCGACCGGAGCGAGGGCATCGCCCTCTACACCGACAACAAGAAGATGCACAAGGAGGACCGGCTGCGCCTGTGGCCGTCCTTCCACGGGGACCAACTCGCCAAGCAGAGCCGTACGTTCGCCGACGAGGCGTTCGACTACGTGATCCAGCACCAGGTCGGCACCCGCTTCGTGGAGTTCATGAACGCCACCGGGGCCAAGGAGTTCGGCACCGACACCCCCGAATCCCTCACCGGCTGCGAGGTGTTCGGCAACACCGCCACCACCTCGCACTTCCTGGTCCTGCACAAGCACCTGACCGAGGGCACCGCCCGCCAGGGGGCCAAGTTCCTGATGGTCCCGGCCGCCTCCGGAATCGTCGTCGGCGCCCTGTCCGCAACCATCACCAACCTGGGGGTGTGA
- a CDS encoding purine-cytosine permease family protein, producing MDNLSTADTVDGAIETRGIEPVPDHERHGRVRELFPTWVAANISVLLLTMGAALVVFNQLNFWQVLIVAACAAAISFGMVGVISVSGKWGGAPGATLSRATFGVRGNLFPGAILWIARFGWETINAVTGAYAVLTVLDLLFGIKSNTALIVVTLFLFVACTFLVSGMGRKALNVCNTWSTYLFGIFSVLVLGYLIVHIHWSEVFSKHAGTTAMMIAGVGTIAAGGISWVPTGPDFARYLPHATSGKKIAGVTVSGAGLVMVPMVLMGAVMAVASPGLAQASDPVSFLGDLLPTWLAVPYLLTAIVGMLLINSLSMYSAGFTAQTMGVKLPRAMAVSINAVISLVGGLMLMLVAKSFLGSFITFLILLAVSFSAWIGVYAVDMFRRRTRTVRYDAAALMDTTRTSRYWYKGGYCWQAMVSWVLALALGLAFTKCDWFAGPFSSTPIGKYGLAWAATIVISAAIMAVLPAPRENTSGTAEVSADAKAEQAESTEQPVTV from the coding sequence ATGGACAACCTGTCCACCGCCGACACCGTTGACGGCGCGATAGAGACCCGCGGTATCGAACCCGTCCCGGACCACGAGCGTCACGGCAGAGTCCGCGAGCTCTTCCCCACCTGGGTCGCGGCGAACATCAGCGTTCTGCTTCTCACCATGGGTGCGGCCCTGGTGGTGTTCAACCAGCTGAACTTCTGGCAGGTGCTGATCGTCGCGGCCTGCGCCGCGGCCATCTCCTTCGGCATGGTCGGCGTCATCTCGGTCTCCGGTAAGTGGGGCGGGGCCCCGGGTGCCACGCTCTCGCGGGCCACCTTCGGGGTGCGCGGCAACCTCTTCCCGGGCGCGATCCTGTGGATCGCCCGGTTCGGCTGGGAGACGATCAACGCGGTCACCGGCGCCTACGCCGTGCTGACCGTGCTCGACCTGCTCTTCGGCATCAAGAGCAACACCGCGCTGATCGTCGTCACGCTGTTCCTCTTCGTCGCCTGCACGTTCCTCGTCTCCGGCATGGGCCGCAAGGCGCTGAACGTCTGCAACACCTGGTCGACGTACCTCTTCGGGATCTTCAGCGTCCTGGTGCTGGGCTACCTGATCGTGCACATCCACTGGAGCGAGGTCTTCTCCAAGCACGCGGGCACCACCGCGATGATGATCGCCGGTGTCGGGACGATCGCCGCCGGCGGCATCAGCTGGGTGCCCACCGGCCCGGACTTCGCCCGCTACCTGCCGCACGCCACCTCCGGCAAGAAGATCGCCGGTGTGACGGTCTCCGGTGCCGGCCTGGTGATGGTGCCGATGGTGCTGATGGGCGCCGTGATGGCGGTGGCCTCCCCTGGTCTGGCCCAGGCCTCGGACCCGGTCTCCTTCCTCGGTGACCTGCTGCCGACCTGGCTGGCCGTGCCGTACCTGCTGACCGCGATCGTCGGCATGCTGCTGATCAACAGTCTCTCGATGTACTCGGCCGGCTTCACCGCCCAGACGATGGGCGTCAAGCTGCCGCGTGCCATGGCCGTGAGCATCAACGCCGTGATCTCGCTGGTCGGCGGTCTGATGCTGATGCTGGTCGCGAAGAGCTTCCTCGGCTCCTTCATCACCTTCCTGATCCTGCTGGCCGTCTCCTTCTCGGCCTGGATCGGCGTCTACGCCGTGGACATGTTCCGGCGCCGGACGCGGACGGTGCGCTACGACGCCGCCGCGCTGATGGACACCACCCGCACCAGCCGCTACTGGTACAAGGGCGGTTACTGCTGGCAGGCCATGGTCTCCTGGGTGCTCGCGCTGGCCCTCGGGCTCGCCTTCACCAAGTGCGACTGGTTCGCCGGCCCGTTCTCCAGCACCCCGATCGGCAAGTACGGGCTGGCCTGGGCGGCGACCATCGTGATCTCCGCCGCGATCATGGCCGTGCTCCCGGCGCCGCGCGAGAACACCTCGGGCACCGCCGAGGTGAGCGCCGACGCGAAGGCCGAGCAGGCCGAGAGCACCGAGCAGCCGGTCACCGTCTGA
- a CDS encoding fatty acid CoA ligase family protein, producing MSTTQESVSADLGLAEQLARNARAFPEKTAISYPDGRESDGSVRYRHLTYRQLQSDVERLSAAFTALGIEHGTKTVLMAQPGPDLFALLFALLRNGAVPVVVDPGMGIRRMLHCYRAVGAEAFIGPPLAHAVRVLGRRAFAQVRTNVTLGRRWGWGGRTLTELRTGGRRLTSRSATPAAAPAVHGEDLMMIGFTTGSTGPAKGVEYTHEMMAAMARAVQSAHGRHREEVSFVTLPLYGVLDLLFGSTLVLAPVAPAKVGKADPALLVAAMTEHRTSTMFASPALLRLLGGYLMKRQQPGGATELPDLRSVVSGGAPVPPQVVAELRQVLDEKSAIHVTYGATEALPITSIESAEILGETAARAQLGAGTCVGRPVPGTEVRIVRVSDEPLPEWHAELEVADGTVGEIVVAGASVSAGYHAAPKADASHKIRDEATGLVWHRTGDLGHLDDEGRLWFGGRKAQRVRTATGDLHTVRCEGVFNAHPLVRRTALVGVGEPGAQRPVVCVETEDGVTDDQWIALVPELRSLAEGVPQTAALDVFLRHPGFPVDIRHNAKIGREQLARWAGRQLHPDRARIWALRAVPLAGWAYLAAGVVHPVDRTALKALWWTDAFLSVVVHAAQIPPALPKGRAAGYGPWATGALTMLYGATWWKQLPAPGTPRQGRRGRSPATPGGTPATPGGTREAAR from the coding sequence TTGAGCACCACCCAGGAGTCGGTCAGCGCCGACCTCGGCCTCGCCGAGCAACTGGCGCGCAACGCCCGGGCGTTCCCCGAGAAGACCGCGATCAGCTACCCGGACGGCCGCGAGTCCGACGGCAGCGTCCGCTACCGCCATCTGACCTACCGTCAGCTGCAGTCCGACGTCGAGCGCTTGTCGGCCGCCTTCACCGCGCTCGGGATCGAGCACGGCACCAAGACGGTGCTGATGGCCCAGCCCGGCCCGGACCTGTTCGCGCTGCTCTTCGCACTGCTGCGCAACGGCGCGGTGCCGGTCGTGGTGGACCCCGGCATGGGCATCCGGCGGATGCTGCACTGCTACCGGGCGGTGGGCGCCGAGGCGTTCATCGGGCCGCCGCTGGCCCACGCGGTGCGGGTGCTGGGCCGGCGCGCCTTCGCCCAGGTCCGCACCAACGTCACGCTGGGCCGCCGGTGGGGCTGGGGCGGCCGCACCCTGACCGAACTGCGCACCGGCGGCCGACGGCTCACGAGCCGCTCCGCGACTCCCGCCGCGGCTCCCGCGGTGCACGGCGAGGACCTGATGATGATCGGGTTCACCACCGGCAGCACCGGGCCCGCCAAGGGCGTGGAGTACACCCACGAGATGATGGCGGCGATGGCCCGCGCGGTGCAGAGCGCGCACGGGCGCCACCGCGAGGAGGTCTCGTTCGTCACGCTGCCGCTCTACGGCGTCCTCGACCTGCTCTTCGGCTCCACCCTGGTGCTGGCGCCGGTGGCGCCGGCCAAGGTCGGCAAGGCCGACCCGGCCCTGCTGGTGGCGGCGATGACCGAGCACCGCACCTCCACCATGTTCGCCTCGCCCGCCCTGCTGCGGCTGCTCGGCGGCTATCTGATGAAGCGTCAGCAGCCGGGTGGCGCAACGGAACTGCCCGACCTGCGCAGCGTGGTCTCCGGCGGCGCCCCGGTGCCGCCGCAGGTGGTCGCCGAACTGCGGCAGGTGCTCGACGAGAAGAGCGCGATCCACGTGACCTACGGCGCCACCGAGGCGCTGCCGATCACCTCGATCGAGTCCGCCGAGATCCTGGGCGAGACCGCCGCCCGGGCCCAGCTCGGCGCCGGGACCTGCGTGGGGCGCCCGGTGCCCGGGACCGAGGTGCGGATCGTCCGGGTATCGGACGAACCGCTGCCGGAGTGGCACGCGGAGCTCGAGGTCGCGGACGGGACGGTCGGCGAGATCGTGGTGGCCGGCGCCTCCGTCAGCGCCGGCTACCACGCGGCCCCGAAGGCGGACGCCTCGCACAAGATCCGCGACGAGGCCACCGGCCTGGTCTGGCACCGCACCGGCGACCTCGGCCACCTGGACGACGAGGGCCGCCTGTGGTTCGGCGGGCGCAAGGCCCAGCGGGTCCGCACCGCCACCGGCGACCTGCACACCGTGCGCTGCGAGGGCGTGTTCAACGCCCATCCACTGGTGCGGCGCACCGCGCTGGTCGGCGTCGGCGAGCCGGGCGCGCAGCGGCCGGTGGTCTGCGTGGAGACCGAGGACGGCGTCACCGACGACCAGTGGATCGCGCTGGTACCGGAGTTGCGCTCGCTGGCCGAGGGCGTGCCGCAGACGGCCGCGCTGGACGTCTTCCTGCGCCACCCCGGCTTCCCGGTGGACATCCGGCACAACGCCAAGATCGGGCGCGAGCAGCTGGCCCGCTGGGCCGGACGGCAGTTGCACCCCGACCGCGCCCGGATCTGGGCCCTGCGGGCCGTCCCGCTGGCCGGCTGGGCCTACCTGGCGGCCGGGGTGGTCCACCCGGTCGACCGGACGGCCCTGAAGGCCCTGTGGTGGACCGACGCCTTCCTGAGCGTGGTGGTGCACGCCGCCCAGATCCCGCCGGCGCTGCCCAAGGGACGGGCGGCCGGATACGGGCCATGGGCCACCGGGGCGCTCACCATGCTCTACGGCGCCACCTGGTGGAAGCAGCTGCCGGCACCGGGCACCCCGCGCCAGGGCCGACGCGGCCGGTCGCCCGCGACGCCCGGCGGCACGCCCGCGACGCCCGGCGGCACGAGGGAGGCGGCCCGATGA
- a CDS encoding spermidine synthase, whose amino-acid sequence MSLLPDVSDLPDRDQQQPPVTLDRREGPYGEVVLRRRGGDLEIIANGCFLMDTADGRSERLLIQAALDRLTAERPAVLIGGLGVGFSLAHAAAEPRWGRIAVVEREEAIIDWHRTGPLGAFSAGALDDPRVAVLHTDLLAYLDGPGTDTATYDALCLDIDNGPDWTVTESNSGLYRPDGLAAIQRRLNPGGVLAVWSAQPSAAFEQALRAAGFAEVHTLEVTVARGVPDVVHLARRV is encoded by the coding sequence ATGTCTCTGCTGCCCGACGTCTCCGACCTGCCCGACCGCGACCAGCAGCAGCCCCCGGTCACGCTCGACCGGCGCGAGGGCCCCTACGGCGAGGTGGTGCTCCGCCGGCGGGGCGGGGACCTGGAGATCATCGCCAACGGCTGCTTCCTGATGGACACCGCCGACGGCCGCTCCGAGCGCCTGCTGATCCAGGCCGCGCTGGACCGGCTCACGGCGGAGCGCCCCGCCGTCCTGATCGGCGGCCTCGGCGTCGGCTTCTCGCTCGCCCACGCCGCCGCCGAGCCGCGCTGGGGGCGCATCGCCGTGGTGGAGCGCGAGGAGGCGATCATCGACTGGCACCGCACCGGGCCGCTGGGCGCCTTCTCCGCCGGGGCGCTGGACGACCCGCGGGTGGCGGTGCTGCACACCGACCTGCTGGCCTACCTGGACGGTCCCGGGACGGACACCGCGACCTACGACGCGCTCTGCCTCGACATCGACAACGGCCCGGACTGGACGGTCACCGAGTCCAACTCCGGCCTCTACCGGCCGGACGGGCTGGCCGCGATCCAGCGCCGGCTCAACCCGGGCGGTGTGCTGGCCGTCTGGAGCGCCCAGCCCTCCGCCGCCTTCGAGCAGGCGCTGCGCGCGGCCGGCTTCGCCGAGGTGCACACCCTGGAGGTCACCGTGGCACGCGGCGTGCCGGACGTGGTGCACCTGGCACGCCGGGTCTGA
- a CDS encoding WXG100 family type VII secretion target, whose translation MSISVHPPTLNEAATQVGSTADGVNQATQNGMQSSATAATGNPGFETAGALDACAASWQAHLQQLAAGLNATADALGQTADNYVQTEAALAGNFHHDADQLLQGQGAS comes from the coding sequence ATGTCGATATCGGTCCATCCACCGACTCTCAACGAGGCGGCCACCCAGGTCGGTTCGACGGCGGACGGTGTCAACCAGGCGACGCAGAACGGCATGCAGTCCAGTGCCACCGCCGCCACCGGAAACCCGGGCTTCGAGACCGCCGGCGCACTCGACGCCTGTGCCGCCTCCTGGCAGGCACACCTGCAGCAGCTCGCCGCCGGCCTGAACGCCACCGCCGACGCACTCGGTCAGACGGCGGACAACTACGTCCAGACCGAGGCCGCGCTCGCCGGCAACTTCCACCACGACGCCGACCAGCTCCTGCAGGGCCAGGGGGCGAGCTGA